Proteins from a single region of Sylvia atricapilla isolate bSylAtr1 chromosome 7, bSylAtr1.pri, whole genome shotgun sequence:
- the MAP3K19 gene encoding mitogen-activated protein kinase kinase kinase 19: MARPGGAPASPAARPASLLPGWPFLRINTFKGTMSDNQQNKRRSKKGCGSVVAFQNADKIVEEMSQSDKALGKNSQNAPTSRARPDQQVACFPSKNQTARRLPTSFPFFSKKENMGCGFDFSFLLQTSCPESNISTPFMDLDTFQIIKPQIQQRLNVTMLKTRNKISEFHLPPLTCQPVRTIHLTPLKDDIVNESSNIKSILNIMNSIPQPIEPVTKFYQYPLDNLLNRHGQKSSELIMATISAKFTPVKDLYYFSINNCDKYPNNKKEEVQSHLKWREADAAAHTEMNQARFQRSAVCENVDLTQARIWDESHHHLSSGNALGNCGVFTAQTMFAVSSNSNASRAGNKQNRAEDCCSIALEEESAAEMMIGYKPQEDAGSANFVLYSQDLDSSCRNEVIEAYQALEDNSVVAVIPRVEVQDFSGKQSENQVCLSESEMEKEVMPEAISEDQSELVVVAHVTLSEQEPAREPHTAEQPATKKGAVCTLPPHVTQSLNVLTHKEKDKNKIKINRNKYSSKSKINNKIKVSEDLIASNEVITKSSAKSQIFPSLELTKVKSEISMKSQKKTTHGDKGHVVQRAQKIKKQSCSCSCKNSAVLKKHVTPLCLPCASSASDFVDLKYTDMFKIINSDEQGPGIYEMFGTPVYSRMRDFDQHEGRFYTGIYSAPPRRCTCRSACSKGGESSRVRNTQKKTHSKPKKTVPGAKQKQKCLMTKVRRTKLSNSNTKQGNVTSSDLDFQTHTSSSTTLFHSDLNHQLTFLEELSQSTKQNEMPMNSNLSTIRETSLEQLLDIQDKSSHQRDAACSQDLLQFSDKECRECVAPSGSLVTAEQNSCVPQCRGDRDGGKGLDNKCKLLFPDRLECQSPTKILDHSWANELTQPSVIWTENAKSPSFQASQSTSWSDTEDVTDELLCCLAKELLMLEEKDTNSSRTKNTCSKIQNTQSEEEENAMNGDGAIINNALEKQSYSEAFLASNEENGLLNFDESTKLPGSSSAAKDPITWTRGEVLGKGAYGTVYCGLTSQGQLIAVKQVVLDTSDQLNTEKGYQKFHEEVDLLKTLKHVNIVTYLGTCLEDNILSIFMEFVPGGSISSILNRFGPLPEVVLCKYTKQILQGVAYLHDNCVVHRDIKGSNVMLMPTGVIKLIDFGCARRLAWAGLSGTRSELLRSVHGTPYWMAPEVINESGYGRKSDIWSVGCTVFEMATGKPPLASMGRAAAMFYIGARGGLMPALPRRFSSAAVDFVHACLTRDQHERPSALQLLDHPFVKGRQ; encoded by the exons ATGGCTCGTCCCGGCGGGGCTCCTGCCTCCCCGGCTGCCCGCCCCGCGTCTCTCCTCCCCGGCTGGCC GTTTCTGCGCATTAATACATTCAAGGGCACTATGTCTGACAACCAACAAAATAAGAGGAGAAGCAAAAAAG GTTGTGGAAGTGTTGTTGCTTTCCAGAATGCAGATAAAATAGTGGAAGAAATGAGTCAGTCAGACAAAGCTCTAGGAAAAAACAG CCAAAATGCACCAACATCCCGAGCACGGCCAGACCAACAAGTGGCATGTTTTCCAAGTAAAAATCAGACAGCCAGGAGACTTCCcacttctttccctttcttctcaaAGAAAGAGAACATGGGATGTGGCTTTGACTTCAGCTTTCTGCTACAAACCTCATGCCCAGAATCTAACATTTCAACACCATTTATGGATTTAGATACTTTCCAGATAATAAAACCACAAATCCAACAAA ggTTAAATGTAACAATGCTAAAAACCAGGAACAAGATATCTGAG TTTCATTTGCCACCACTGACATGCCAGCCTGTAAGAACAATTCATCTTACTCCTCTAAAGGATGATATTGTCAATGAGAGCAGCAAcatcaaaagtattttaaatattatgaaCTCTATTCCTCAGCCTATAGAACCAGTTACTAAATTTTATCAGTATCCGTTAGACAACTTACTAAACAGACATGGTCAAAAGTCATCAGAACTGATCATGGCCACAATTTCTGCTAAGTTCACTCCAGTGAAGGACCTGTACTACTTCAGCATTAATAACTGTGATAAGTACCCCAACAACAAGAAGGAAGAAGTCCAAAGCCATTTAAAGTGGAGGGAAGCTGATGCAGCAGCCCACACGGAGATGAACCAGGCGAGGTTCCAGCGTTCCGCAGTTTGTGAAAACGTGGATCTGACCCAGGCCAGGATCTGGGATGAGAGTCATCACCACCTGAGCTCAGGCAATGCTCTGGGGAACTGTGGCGTGTTTACAGCCCAGACAATGTTTGCAGTGTCCAGCAACAGCAATGCCTCCAGAGCTGGCAATaagcaaaacagagcagaggATTGCTGTAGCATTGCTCTGGAAGAAGAAAGTGCTGCTGAGATGATGATAGGTTATAAACCACAGGAAGATGCTGGGAGTGCCAACTTTGTGCTCTACAGTCAGGATTTAGATTCTTCCTGTAGAAATGAAGTGATAGAAGCCTACCAAGCCCTAGAAGATAATTCTGTAGTTGCAGTAATTCCCAGAGTAGAAGTTCAAgatttctctggaaaacagtCAGAAAATCAAGTCTGTCTCTCTgaatctgaaatggaaaaagaagtaATGCCAGAAGCAATTTCAGAGGACCAAAGTGAGCTTGTAGTTGTTGCTCATGTTACACTCTCCGAACAAGAGCCAGCCAGGGAACCACACACTGCTGAACAACCTGCCACAAAAAAGGGTGCTGTCTGTACCCTGCCTCCTCATGTTACTCAGAGCCTCAATGTTCTTActcacaaagaaaaagacaaaaataaaataaagattaatagaaataaatattcatcAAAATCTAAAATTAATAACAAGATAAAAGTATCTGAAGACTTAATTGCTTCTAATGAGGTTATCACAAAATCAAGTGCTAAGAGTCAGATTTTTCCATCTTTGGAACTGACAAAAGTGAAATCTGAGATTTCCatgaaaagtcagaaaaaaactaCTCATGGAGACAAAGGCCATGTTGTCCAGAGAgctcagaaaattaaaaagcaaagctgctcctgcagttgcaaaaattcagctgttttaaagaaacatgTTACTCCACTTTGTCTGCCATGTGCATCCTCTGCTTCAGATTTTGTAGATCTGAAATATACTGACATGTTCAAAATAATAAACTCAGATGAGCAAGGCCCAGGTATTTATGAAATGTTTGGAACTCCTGTTTATTCCCGCATGAGAGACTTTGATCAACATGAGGGCAGGTTTTATACAGGGATTTATTCTGCTCCACCACGGAGATGCACCTGCAGATCTGCCTGCAGTAAAGggggagaaagcagcagagtcAGAAACactcaaaagaaaacacattccaAGCCAAAGAAGACTGTACCTGGTGctaaacaaaagcagaaatgcttAATGACAAAGGTCAGAAGGACCAAATTGAGTAACAGCAACACGAAGCAAGGGAATGTAACAAGTTCTGACTTGGATTTTCAAACACACACCTCGAGTAGCACAACATTGTTTCACAGTGACCTGAATCATCAGCTCACATTTTTAGAAGAGCTTTCACAGTCGACTAAGCAAAATGAAATGCCGATGAATTCAAACCTATCAACGATTAGAGAAACTTCTTTGGAGCAGTTGTTAGACATCCAGGATAAATCCAGCCATCAGAGagatgctgcctgcagccaggatCTCCTCCAGTTCAGTGATAAAGAGTGCAGAGAATGTGTTGCTCCAAGTGGCAGCCTGGtaacagcagagcagaacagcTGTGTGCCCCAGTGCAGGGGGGATAGGGATGGTGGCAAAGGCCTGGACAATAAATGTAAATTGCTCTTTCCAGATAGACTGGAATGTCAGTCCCCTACAAAAATATTAGATCACAGCTGGGCAAATGAATTGACTCAACCTTCAGTGATTTGGACAGAAAATGCCAAAAGCCCCAGTTTCCAGGCAAGTCAAAGCACGTCCTGGTCAGATACTGAGGATGTGACTGATGAGTTGCTTTGTTGTCTGGCCAAAGAATTGCTAATGCTTGAAGAGAAAGACACCAACTCTTCAAGGACAAAAAATACGTGttctaaaatacaaaacacacagagtgaagaagaggaaaatgcaaTGAATGGAGATGGAGCAATAATAAATAATGCTCTAGAGAAG CAGAGTTACAGTGAAGCCTTTTTGGcttcaaatgaagaaaatggcCTTCTAAACTTTGACGAATCTACTAAATTACCAGGAAGCAGTTCAGCTGCCAAAGATCCTATCACGTGGACAAGAGGAGAAGTCCTTGGAAAGGGAGCCTATGGCACG GTGTACTGCGGTCTGACAAGCCAGGGACAGCTAATAGCTGTAAAACAGGTGGTTTTGGATACATCAGATCAACTCAACACAGAAAAGGGGTATCAGAAGTTCCATGAGGAAGTCGATCTTTTGAAGACATTGAAGCATGTAAATATTGTAACTTATTTAGGAACTTGCCTGGAAGACAACATTTTAAGCATATTTATGGAGTTTGTTCCTGGCGGCTCCATTTCCAGCATTCTGAATCGCTTCGGTCCGTTGCCAGAAGTTGTCCTGTGTAAATACACCAAGCAAATTCTACAAGGGGTTGCATATTTACACGACAACTGTGTGGTCCACAGAGACATCAAGGGCAGTAACGTGATGCTCATGCCCACCGGGGTGATCAAGCTGATTGACTTTGGCTGTGCCAGGCGCCTGGCCTGGGCCGGCCTCAGCGGCACCCGCAGCGAGCTGCTCAGGTCTGTGCACGGCACTCCCTACTGGATGGCTCCAGAGGTCATAAATGAGTCTGGCTACGGCAGGAAATCCGACATCTGGAGCGTCGGCTGCACCGTGTTTGAGATGGCGACAGGCAAACCCCCTCTGGCCTCCatgggcagggcagcagccatGTTCTACATCGGGGCCCGCGGGGGGCTGAtgccggccctgccccggcgCTTCTCCAGCGCTGCCGTGGACTTTGTGCACGCCTGCTTGACCAG